The DNA region CAAAGCACGCGAACCACGCGTACGATGGATTCGGGAGAGACCCAGATACTGGAAACCCGGGACCGGGATCCGGAACGAGGAGACACATTCGATGAATTTGACGCTCTGGCCCGGGAAGCACCTCGACCTCGCCGAGGAGGCATGGCTGCGTAACCGGGTTGCAAGCCTCCAGCGGGCGGAGGACGCGCGCGCTGACGGATGGGACGGGTCGCGCAAGGAACGGCTCTCGCTCGAGCGCTACCTGCCGGAGAACGAGGCGAGGTGGACGCCGGATCAGCTCGAGGGGGGCGCGCACATCGGCCCATGGTCCGACATGGAGGCCGGCGTCTCACTCAACGAGCCGTCATGACCCGACCGGCACCTGCAGGTCGGCGTATTCGGCCTCGCTGATCGCGCCTTCGGCGAGCAGTCGCTTGCCGGCGGGATGAGCCTTCGCCCGGCCGTTGCCGTGCCGGGCTGCCCCGGCGGGTGTGACAACCTGGATCAGGTCACCCGACGCCGCCTGTGTCCAGACCGGCGGATCGCCCGGGGAGTGGCCTGTGGGATGCAGATGGATGTCCGCCGTGAGCCGGTAGAGTCCGGCGTCCAGCGGTGGTCCGGCGGCCGAGTGGGAGACGCCGCGATCGATCTGGACGATGCCCCCGATCAGCACGATCGGGATCTCGCCGTCGGCGTCGAGCCGCCGGGCGGTAATCGCCGCCGTGTAGGCGAAGGTTGGTGCCGGGGGTGCCGCCGACCCGCGCCGGAGCTCGAGCCCGA from Gaiellales bacterium includes:
- a CDS encoding helix-hairpin-helix domain-containing protein, translating into MASRGTHTPEAPEHQGDNLTRISGVGPVVAGRLAEAGIRTYRSVADAKPEELAEALVGVPGCSADRIRSADWIGQARRLGGARTRDRAPAAADPRPGRADPGHPATDDPPFLRVVRLGRARIRPVHDPSRSDQPTTVGLELRRGSAAPPAPTFAYTAAITARRLDADGEIPIVLIGGIVQIDRGVSHSAAGPPLDAGLYRLTADIHLHPTGHSPGDPPVWTQAASGDLIQVVTPAGAARHGNGRAKAHPAGKRLLAEGAISEAEYADLQVPVGS